A region of Micromonospora sp. WMMD882 DNA encodes the following proteins:
- a CDS encoding molybdopterin oxidoreductase family protein: protein MTDGARAATRPGRAPREAATHCPYCALQCGMILRDEDGRIEVRSRDFPTNRGGLCQKGWTATDLLDHPDRLTTPLLRAPTGELRPATWAEAYHRIVSRVRDTQTAYGRDAVAVFGGGGLTNEKAYALGRFARVALRTRNIDYNGRFCMSSAAAAGMRAFGLDRGLPFPLADLGRADTLLLVGANPAETMPPLARYLTELRERGGKLIVVDPRVTATARLADLHLQPLPGTDLAVANALLHVALTEGWVDRGYVAERTEGFDAVRRVAAGWWPARAERLSGVPVADLEAAARALATVDNAIILTARGAEQHAKGVDTVSAFVNLALALGLPGRPGSGYGCLTGQGNGQGGREHGQKADQLPGYRKIDDPAARAHVADVWGVDPADLPGPGVSAYELLDALGAGGGPKALLVFGSNPVVSAPRAARVEARLRSLDLLVVADFLLSETAAIADVVLPTAQWAEEDGTMTNLEGRVLRRRALREPPPGVRTDLRVLADLTALLRGPAPFLAPDQGDPRVVFAELRRASAGGSADYAGVTWERIDAADGVFWPCPDEDAPDTPRLFTERFATPDGRARFHPVEHRPAAEEVCADYPLYFTTGRVLAQYQSGAQTRRVAALRRAAPEPFVELHPDLAARLDVAEGDELRVTSRRGELRAPARITPTIRPDTVFAPFHWGGAGRANSVTNDALDPVSRMPEFKVCAVRVEKVTP from the coding sequence ATGACAGACGGTGCACGAGCCGCGACCCGACCGGGGCGGGCGCCCCGCGAGGCGGCCACCCACTGCCCGTACTGCGCCCTCCAGTGTGGAATGATCCTGCGTGACGAGGACGGACGGATCGAGGTCCGGTCCCGCGACTTCCCGACCAACCGGGGCGGGCTCTGCCAGAAGGGCTGGACCGCGACCGACCTGCTCGACCACCCGGACCGGTTGACCACCCCGCTGCTGCGCGCCCCGACCGGCGAGCTGCGCCCGGCGACCTGGGCCGAGGCGTACCACCGGATCGTCTCCCGGGTCCGCGACACCCAGACCGCGTACGGCCGGGACGCGGTGGCGGTCTTCGGCGGCGGCGGCCTGACCAACGAGAAGGCGTACGCGCTGGGCCGGTTCGCCCGGGTCGCGCTGCGCACCCGCAACATCGACTACAACGGCCGGTTCTGCATGTCCTCGGCGGCGGCGGCCGGGATGCGTGCCTTCGGCCTCGACCGGGGGCTGCCGTTCCCGCTGGCCGACCTGGGCCGGGCGGACACCCTGCTGCTGGTCGGGGCGAACCCGGCGGAGACCATGCCGCCGCTCGCCCGCTACCTCACCGAGCTGCGGGAACGCGGCGGGAAACTGATCGTGGTCGACCCCCGCGTCACCGCCACCGCCCGGCTGGCCGACCTGCACCTGCAACCGCTGCCCGGCACCGACCTGGCGGTGGCGAACGCGCTGCTGCACGTCGCGCTGACCGAGGGCTGGGTGGACCGGGGGTACGTCGCGGAGCGTACCGAGGGCTTCGACGCGGTCCGGCGGGTCGCGGCGGGCTGGTGGCCGGCGCGCGCCGAGCGGCTCTCCGGCGTGCCGGTGGCCGACCTGGAGGCGGCGGCGCGGGCGCTGGCCACCGTCGACAACGCGATCATCCTGACCGCCCGGGGCGCGGAGCAGCACGCCAAGGGGGTCGACACGGTCAGCGCCTTCGTGAACCTGGCGCTCGCCCTGGGGCTGCCCGGCCGACCCGGCTCCGGGTACGGCTGCCTGACCGGTCAGGGCAACGGCCAGGGTGGCCGCGAGCACGGGCAGAAGGCCGACCAACTGCCCGGGTACCGGAAGATCGACGACCCGGCGGCCCGCGCGCACGTGGCCGACGTGTGGGGGGTGGACCCGGCCGACCTGCCCGGCCCGGGGGTCTCCGCGTACGAGCTGCTGGATGCCCTGGGCGCCGGGGGCGGCCCGAAGGCGCTGCTGGTCTTCGGCTCGAACCCGGTGGTCTCCGCGCCCCGGGCGGCCCGGGTCGAGGCCCGGCTGCGCTCGCTGGACCTGCTGGTCGTCGCGGACTTCCTGCTCTCCGAGACGGCCGCCATCGCCGACGTGGTGCTGCCCACCGCCCAGTGGGCCGAGGAGGACGGCACGATGACCAATCTCGAAGGCCGGGTGCTGCGGCGTCGCGCGCTGCGCGAGCCGCCGCCCGGCGTCCGCACCGACCTGCGGGTCCTGGCCGACCTGACCGCGTTGCTGCGCGGGCCGGCGCCCTTCCTCGCACCCGACCAGGGCGATCCGCGGGTGGTGTTCGCGGAGCTGCGGCGGGCGTCGGCGGGCGGGTCGGCCGACTACGCCGGGGTGACCTGGGAGCGGATCGACGCCGCCGACGGGGTCTTCTGGCCCTGCCCGGACGAGGACGCCCCGGACACCCCGCGCCTGTTCACCGAGCGGTTCGCCACGCCCGACGGGCGGGCCCGGTTCCACCCGGTGGAGCACCGGCCGGCGGCCGAGGAGGTCTGCGCCGACTACCCGCTGTACTTCACCACCGGTCGGGTGCTGGCCCAGTACCAGTCGGGCGCCCAGACCCGGCGGGTGGCGGCGCTGCGCCGGGCCGCGCCGGAGCCCTTCGTCGAGCTGCACCCCGACCTGGCCGCCCGGCTGGACGTGGCCGAGGGCGACGAGCTGCGGGTCACCTCCCGCCGGGGTGAGCTGCGCGCGCCGGCCCGGATCACCCCGACCATCCGCCCGGACACGGTCTTCGCGCCGTTCCACTGGGGCGGCGCGGGTCGGGCGAACTCCGTCACCAACGACGCCCTCGACCCGGTCTCCCGGATGCCGGAGTTCAAGGTCTGCGCGGTCCGGGTGGAGAAGGTGACGCCGTGA
- a CDS encoding nitrate/nitrite transporter, producing MSTLATTPPRTDTPSPPARRHQLTDWRPEDPGFWRTTGASIARRNLWVSIFAEHVGFSVWSLWSVTVLFLGPAYGIDPAGKFLLTAVPAALGAVLRLPYTLAVARFGGRNWTIVSALMLLLPAVPMTILLEPGVSYPTLMVLACLTGVGGGNFASSMANINLFYPERLKGRALGLNAGGGNLGVPAVQLVGLAVLATAGAAHPRLVPAVYLPLIVLAALAAARWLDNIPAARNEPGALRETARDGHTWVMALLYIGTFGSFIGFGFAFGQVLQIEFADRFATPIDAAGLTFLGPLVGSLIRPVGGQLADRFGGAKVTFWNFAAMAGGASLVLYAAGQKSLPLYLTGFMALFVTSGIGNGSTYKMIPAIFRARVADEVAEGRLDPADTERRARRLTGALIGIAGAVGAFGGVLVNIAFRQSFLTWHSADAAYLAFIGYYALCLALTWVVYLRPGRRTLAGV from the coding sequence GTGAGCACCCTCGCCACCACCCCGCCCCGCACCGACACCCCGTCGCCCCCGGCCCGCCGGCACCAGTTGACCGACTGGCGACCCGAGGATCCCGGGTTCTGGCGCACCACCGGGGCGTCCATCGCCCGCCGTAACCTGTGGGTGTCGATCTTCGCCGAACACGTCGGCTTCTCGGTGTGGAGCCTCTGGTCGGTGACCGTGCTCTTCCTCGGCCCCGCCTACGGCATCGACCCGGCCGGGAAGTTCCTGCTGACCGCCGTGCCGGCCGCGCTGGGCGCGGTGCTGCGCCTGCCGTACACCCTGGCGGTCGCCCGGTTCGGCGGCCGGAACTGGACCATCGTCAGCGCGCTGATGCTGCTGCTGCCGGCGGTGCCGATGACGATCCTGCTGGAGCCCGGGGTGTCGTACCCCACCCTGATGGTGCTGGCCTGCCTGACCGGCGTCGGCGGCGGCAACTTCGCCTCGTCGATGGCGAACATCAACCTGTTCTACCCGGAGCGGCTCAAGGGCCGGGCGCTCGGCCTCAACGCCGGCGGCGGCAACCTGGGCGTGCCGGCGGTGCAACTGGTGGGCCTGGCGGTGCTGGCCACCGCCGGAGCCGCGCACCCCCGGCTGGTGCCGGCGGTGTACCTGCCGCTGATCGTGCTCGCGGCGCTGGCCGCCGCCCGCTGGCTGGACAACATCCCCGCCGCCCGCAACGAGCCCGGCGCGCTGCGGGAGACCGCCCGGGACGGGCACACCTGGGTGATGGCGCTGCTGTACATCGGCACGTTCGGCTCGTTCATCGGCTTCGGCTTCGCCTTCGGCCAGGTGCTCCAGATCGAGTTCGCCGACCGGTTCGCCACCCCGATCGACGCGGCCGGGCTGACCTTCCTCGGCCCGCTGGTCGGCTCGCTGATCCGGCCGGTCGGCGGTCAGCTCGCCGACCGCTTCGGCGGGGCGAAGGTGACGTTCTGGAACTTCGCCGCGATGGCCGGTGGCGCCTCGCTGGTGCTGTACGCCGCCGGCCAGAAGTCCCTGCCGCTGTACCTGACCGGGTTCATGGCCCTCTTCGTGACCAGCGGGATCGGCAACGGGTCGACGTACAAGATGATCCCGGCGATCTTCCGGGCCCGGGTCGCCGACGAGGTGGCCGAGGGGCGGCTCGACCCGGCGGACACCGAGCGGCGGGCCCGACGGCTCACCGGGGCGCTGATCGGCATCGCCGGCGCGGTGGGGGCCTTCGGCGGGGTGCTGGTGAACATCGCCTTCCGGCAGTCCTTCCTGACCTGGCACAGCGCCGACGCGGCGTACCTGGCGTTCATCGGCTACTACGCGCTGTGCCTGGCCCTCACCTGGGTGGTGTACCTCCGGCCGGGCCGGCGTACGCTGGCCGGCGTGTGA
- the rplM gene encoding 50S ribosomal protein L13, whose product MRTYSPKPGEIERQWHVIDASDVVLGRLATHAATLLRGKHKPTFAPHVDTGDFVVIVNAGKVALTGNKRQQKIAYRHSGYPGGLKRVGYDELLTKRPERAIELAVKGMLPHNKLGRQLLKKLKVYAGAEHPHAAQQPAPFEIKQIAQ is encoded by the coding sequence GTGCGTACGTACAGCCCGAAGCCGGGTGAGATCGAGCGTCAGTGGCACGTCATCGACGCCTCTGATGTCGTGCTGGGCCGCCTGGCCACCCACGCCGCCACGTTGCTGCGTGGTAAGCACAAGCCGACTTTCGCGCCGCACGTCGACACGGGCGACTTCGTCGTCATCGTGAACGCGGGCAAGGTCGCGCTGACCGGCAACAAGCGGCAGCAGAAGATCGCCTACCGGCACTCCGGCTACCCCGGTGGCCTCAAGCGGGTCGGCTACGACGAGCTGCTGACCAAGCGTCCGGAGCGCGCCATCGAGCTGGCCGTCAAGGGCATGCTGCCGCACAACAAGCTCGGCCGTCAGCTCCTCAAGAAGCTGAAGGTCTACGCCGGCGCCGAGCACCCGCACGCCGCGCAGCAGCCGGCGCCGTTCGAGATCAAGCAGATCGCGCAGTGA
- the rpsI gene encoding 30S ribosomal protein S9: protein MTDITETEVAPEATEAPAPVARAPRGDRPIQTVGRRKEAIVRVRIIPGSGKITCNGRDLEAYFPSKVHQQLIKDPLVTAEKPEAFDVIANLRGGGTTGQAGALRLAIARALIVSEPDDRPALKKAGFLTRDARVKESKKYGLKKARKAPQYSKR, encoded by the coding sequence ATGACCGACATCACCGAGACCGAGGTCGCCCCCGAGGCCACCGAGGCGCCGGCGCCCGTCGCGCGCGCGCCCCGCGGAGACCGCCCGATCCAGACCGTGGGCCGCCGCAAGGAGGCCATCGTCCGGGTGCGGATCATCCCCGGCAGCGGCAAGATCACCTGCAACGGCCGTGACCTCGAGGCCTACTTCCCGAGCAAGGTGCACCAGCAGCTCATCAAGGACCCGCTGGTCACCGCCGAGAAGCCCGAGGCGTTCGACGTGATCGCCAACCTGCGTGGCGGCGGCACCACCGGCCAGGCCGGCGCGCTGCGGCTGGCCATCGCCCGGGCGCTGATCGTCAGCGAGCCCGACGACCGGCCCGCGCTCAAGAAGGCCGGCTTCCTCACCCGGGACGCCCGGGTCAAGGAGAGCAAGAAGTACGGCCTCAAGAAGGCCCGCAAGGCCCCGCAGTACTCGAAGCGCTGA
- the glmM gene encoding phosphoglucosamine mutase, whose protein sequence is MGRLFGTDGVRGRANVDLTPELALAVAVAAAHTLAESDRSHPPLAVVGRDPRASGEMLEAAVVAGLTSAGANVVRVGVLPTPAVAFLTAEAKADLGVMLSASHNPMPDNGVKLFAAGGHKLPDDLEIRIEDAVEANATTAWERPTGAGIGRVHDLLDGADHYVQHLIGTVPHRLEGIKVVVDCANGAAAEVAPVAYREAGAEVVAINADPDGLNINDACGSNHIEALREAVVAHGAHLGIAHDGDADRCVAVDANGDEVDGDQIMAIIALAMREAGTLTGDTLVATVMSNLGLRLAMSAEGIRLVETKVGDRYVLEELRASGLALGGEQSGHIVLPAYATTGDGVLTGLHLMARMAQTGRSLAELAGVMTKLPQVLINVPVGDRTVGAGAPDVLAEVERAETELGDTGRVLLRPSGTEPLVRVMVEAETEQTARAVAERIATRVRAASPAA, encoded by the coding sequence ATGGGTCGGTTGTTCGGCACGGACGGCGTACGCGGGCGGGCGAACGTCGACCTGACACCCGAGCTCGCGTTGGCGGTGGCGGTGGCCGCCGCGCACACCCTCGCCGAGTCGGACCGCAGCCACCCGCCGCTGGCCGTGGTGGGGCGGGACCCGCGGGCCAGCGGCGAGATGCTGGAAGCCGCCGTGGTGGCCGGGCTGACCAGCGCCGGCGCCAACGTCGTCCGGGTCGGTGTGCTGCCCACCCCGGCGGTCGCCTTCCTGACCGCCGAGGCCAAGGCCGACCTGGGCGTGATGCTCTCCGCGTCGCACAACCCGATGCCGGACAACGGCGTCAAGCTCTTCGCCGCCGGTGGACACAAACTGCCCGACGACCTTGAGATCCGGATCGAGGACGCGGTCGAGGCGAACGCCACCACCGCCTGGGAACGCCCCACCGGGGCCGGCATCGGCCGGGTGCACGACCTGCTCGACGGGGCCGACCACTACGTCCAGCACCTGATCGGCACGGTCCCGCACCGGCTGGAAGGCATCAAGGTCGTGGTGGACTGCGCCAACGGCGCCGCCGCCGAGGTCGCCCCGGTCGCCTACCGGGAAGCCGGCGCCGAGGTCGTGGCGATCAACGCCGACCCGGACGGGCTCAACATCAACGACGCCTGCGGCTCCAACCACATCGAGGCGCTGCGCGAGGCCGTGGTGGCGCACGGCGCGCACCTGGGCATCGCCCACGACGGCGACGCCGACCGTTGCGTGGCGGTCGACGCCAACGGCGACGAGGTGGACGGCGACCAGATCATGGCCATCATCGCGTTGGCCATGCGCGAGGCGGGCACGCTCACCGGCGACACCCTGGTCGCGACCGTGATGAGCAACCTCGGCCTGCGACTGGCCATGTCTGCCGAGGGCATCCGGCTGGTCGAGACCAAGGTCGGCGACCGGTACGTGCTGGAGGAGCTGCGCGCCTCCGGGCTCGCCCTGGGCGGTGAGCAGAGCGGGCACATCGTGCTGCCCGCGTACGCGACCACCGGCGACGGCGTGCTCACCGGCCTGCACCTGATGGCCCGGATGGCGCAGACCGGCCGGAGCCTGGCCGAGCTGGCCGGGGTGATGACCAAGCTGCCCCAGGTGCTGATCAACGTGCCGGTCGGGGACCGGACCGTCGGCGCGGGCGCTCCCGACGTCCTGGCCGAGGTCGAGCGGGCCGAGACGGAGCTGGGCGACACCGGCCGGGTGCTGCTGCGCCCCTCCGGCACCGAGCCTTTGGTCCGGGTGATGGTCGAGGCGGAGACCGAGCAGACCGCCCGCGCGGTCGCCGAACGCATCGCCACCCGGGTCCGCGCCGCCAGCCCCGCCGCCTGA
- a CDS encoding pyridoxal phosphate-dependent aminotransferase, whose protein sequence is MTTTKAGAPTGADPLVARMRPFGTTIFAEMSALAVRTGAVNLGQGFPDSDGPPEMLAAAAEALRAGHNQYPPGPGVPVLRAAVAAHQRRFWGLEYDPNGEIVVTAGATEAVAAAILALCEPGDEVVCFEPYYDSYAASIALAGAVRRPVTLRPGPDGRYAFDPDALRAAFGPRTRVVLLNSPHNPTGKVFTADELRLVAELCQEHDAYAVTDEVYEHLVFAGAGHAPLATLPGMRERTLRISSAGKTFSCTGWKVGWASGPAALVSALLRVKQFLTFVNAAPLQPAVAVALALPDDYYTDLLTGMRQRRDQLVDGLTEAGFDVLVPEGTYFVTADVTPLGGTDGVEFCRALPERCGVVAVPTQVFYDDPEAGRRLVRFAFCKRPEVLTEAVTRLHALRPR, encoded by the coding sequence GTGACGACGACGAAGGCCGGCGCGCCGACGGGCGCCGATCCGCTGGTGGCCCGGATGCGTCCGTTCGGCACCACCATCTTCGCCGAGATGTCCGCGCTCGCGGTGCGCACCGGCGCGGTCAACCTCGGCCAGGGTTTCCCCGACTCCGACGGCCCGCCCGAGATGCTCGCCGCCGCCGCCGAAGCGCTGCGCGCCGGCCACAACCAGTACCCGCCGGGTCCGGGCGTCCCCGTCCTGCGGGCGGCGGTCGCCGCCCACCAACGCCGCTTCTGGGGCCTGGAGTACGACCCGAACGGCGAGATCGTGGTCACCGCCGGCGCCACCGAGGCGGTCGCGGCGGCCATCCTCGCCCTCTGCGAGCCCGGCGACGAAGTGGTCTGCTTCGAGCCCTACTACGACTCCTACGCGGCCTCGATCGCCCTGGCCGGCGCGGTCCGCCGCCCGGTCACGCTGCGCCCCGGGCCCGACGGCCGGTACGCCTTCGACCCGGACGCGTTGCGCGCCGCGTTCGGCCCCCGCACGAGGGTGGTGCTGCTGAACTCCCCGCACAACCCCACCGGCAAGGTCTTCACCGCCGACGAGCTACGCCTGGTCGCCGAACTGTGCCAGGAGCACGACGCGTACGCGGTCACCGACGAGGTGTACGAGCACCTGGTCTTCGCCGGCGCCGGCCACGCGCCGCTGGCCACCCTGCCCGGCATGCGGGAGCGCACCCTGCGGATCTCCTCGGCCGGCAAGACGTTCTCCTGCACCGGCTGGAAGGTCGGCTGGGCCAGCGGCCCCGCCGCCCTGGTGTCGGCGCTGCTGCGGGTGAAGCAGTTCCTCACGTTCGTGAACGCGGCGCCGCTGCAACCGGCCGTCGCCGTGGCGCTGGCCCTGCCGGACGACTACTACACCGACCTGCTGACCGGGATGCGACAGCGCCGGGACCAGCTCGTCGACGGGCTCACCGAGGCCGGTTTCGACGTGCTCGTCCCGGAGGGGACGTACTTCGTCACCGCCGACGTCACCCCGCTGGGCGGGACGGACGGGGTGGAGTTCTGCCGCGCCCTGCCGGAACGCTGCGGCGTGGTGGCCGTTCCGACCCAGGTCTTCTACGACGACCCGGAGGCGGGCCGCCGGCTGGTCCGGTTCGCCTTCTGCAAACGCCCCGAGGTGCTGACCGAGGCGGTGACCCGGCTGCACGCCCTCCGTCCCCGCTGA